A region from the Arvicola amphibius chromosome 12, mArvAmp1.2, whole genome shotgun sequence genome encodes:
- the Serpinh1 gene encoding serpin H1, protein MRSLLLATLCLLAVALAAEVKKPVEAAAPGTAEKLSSKATTLAERSTGLAFSLYQAMAKDQAVENILLSPLVVASSLGLVSLGGKATTASQAKAVLSAEKLRDEEVHSGLGELLRSLSNSTARNVTWKLGSRLYGPSSVNFVDDFVHSSKQHYNCEHSKINFRDKRSALQSINEWASQTTDGKLPEVTKDVERTDGALLVNAMFFKPHWDEKFHHKMVDNRGFMVTRSYTVGVTMMHRTGLYNYYDDEKEKLQILEMPLAHKLSSLIILMPHHVEPLERLEKLLTKEQLKAWMGKMQKKAVAISLPKGVVEVTHDLQKHLAGLGLTEAIDKNKADLSRMSGKKDLYLASVFHATAFEWDTDGNPFDQDIYGREELRSPKLFYADHPFIFLVRDNQSGSLLFIGRLVRPKGDKMRDEL, encoded by the exons ATGCGCTCTCTCCTTCTGGCCACTCTCTGCCTCTTGGCTGTGGCGCTGGCAGCCGAGGTGAAGAAGCCTGTCGAGGCGGCAGCCCCCGGTACTGCCGAGAAGCTGAGTTCCAAGGCGACCACCCTGGCGGAGCGCAGCACAGGTCTGGCCTTCAGCCTGTATCAGGCCATGGCCAAAGACCAGGCGGTGGAGAACATCCTCCTGTCCCCCTTGGTGGTGGCCTCATCCCTGGGTCTGGTGTCCCTGGGCGGTAAAGCCACCACGGCGTCACAGGCTAAGGCGGTGCTGAGCGCGGAGAAGCTGCGGGATGAGGAGGTGCACTCGGGGCTGGGCGAGCTGCTACGCTCCCTCAGTAACTCCACGGCGCGCAACGTGACCTGGAAGCTGGGCAGCCGCCTGTACGGGCCCAGCTCCGTGAACTTCGTGGACGACTTTGTGCACAGCAGCAAACAGCACTATAACTGCGAGCACTCCAAGATCAACTTCCGGGACAAGCGCAGCGCCCTGCAGTCCATCAACGAGTGGGCCTCACAGACCACCGATGGCAAACTGCCCGAGGTCACCAAGGACGTAGAGCGCACGGACGGGGCGCTGCTCGTTAACGCCATGTTCTTTAAGC CACACTGGGATGAGAAGTTTCATCACAAGATGGTGGACAACCGTGGCTTCATGGTGACCCGCTCCTATACCGTGGGTGTTACCATGATGCACCGGACAG GCCTCTACAACTACTATGACGACGAGAAGGAGAAGCTACAGATCTTGGAGATGCCGCTGGCCCACAAGCTCTCCAGCCTTATCATCCTCATGCCCCACCACGTGGAGCCCCTCGAGCGCTTGGAGAAGCTGTTGAccaaagagcagctgaaggcctgGATGGGGAAGATGCAGAAGAAGGCGGTCGCCATCTCTCTGCCCAAGGGAGTGGTGGAAGTGACCCATGACCTGCAG AAACATCTGGCTGGACTGGGCCTGACGGAGGCCATCGACAAGAACAAGGCAGACTTGTCTCGCATGTCCGGCAAGAAGGACCTGTACCTGGCCAGCGTGTTCCATGCCACTGCCTTCGAGTGGGACACAGATGGCAACCCCTTTGACCAGGACATCTACGGGCGTGAGGAGCTGCGCAGCCCCAAGCTGTTCTATGCCGACCACCCCTTCATCTTCCTGGTACGAGATAATCAGAGTGGCTCCTTGCTGTTCATCGGGCGCCTGGTCCGGCCCAAGGGAGACAAGATGAGAGATGAGTTGTAG